The stretch of DNA CTTAAACCTTTTTCAATTCAAAATTCAAAATTTAGAATTCAAAATTTCTTAAAAGGTGGATGAATTTTTAAACAGATAAACACAACCCTATCTATTTTTGCACTAAGTAATGGAAGATACTATAATTTCACCAGAAGTTATAGGTGTCAAGTCTAAAGCTATGCGGCAGTATTACCACACCGTGGTAAGCGACAAGAAGATTGTATTGCCAGAGTTACCTGTACCACCCTCATTCTTCGAATAATCCACATTATGGGAATACTCGACCGCAAATTTGAGACCCTCGAGTACCCACTCACCTATGTTCACAATAAATCGTCTCTTGGGAAGGAATCCAACCCTGCTTGATTCGTTGTTGAACACCCCTGCCAGATTGTAGGTCTGTGAATAGCTAATGGTAAGATAATTTCCTTGAGCACCAATCACCTCGACCCACGGGTTCCAATCAAACTGATGGCTAAGTGTGATCTGCCAGGCGGAAGGTTTTATGCTGACCCGATTGTTCAGACCATCGATAAATGTTACCCCTCTCATGGCTCCGTTCCACTCGCCAATGAACGATCTAGGACCAAGAATTGCTTTGACACTCACCGCCATCCCGGGCACGAAACCGATCTGGTCAAGAAAACTTCGATATTCGGTTCTCAGGAATTGACTGTCGAAGACCGAACTAATGTAATCAACATCTACATCGATTGACCAAGGACAAAAGGCACTACCTCGCAGTTGGTCGTAGCGACGACCACAATTTCCCTTGGTGCGAAGAAAGCCCACCGTGGCGTTAATGTGGTCGCTAGGCTTATACCCGCCGCTCTTGACCCTCTCAAAGGTGCTCCCGTCATAAGAATAGAAGCCCACATTAAAAAGAGGAGGATTTGGCGTGGGAGTGATGAAAGTTAGAGGTGGCGGCCGCATCGGAGGTGGACGGTAGCCAAGGCCTCTCATGAGTGAGCTAATGAGGGGATTTATCACTAGTGGCCTGACCGGCGGTAGAGTTATCGGTGGCGTGGCTGGAGTCAGGGCAGGCGTCGGAAACCCAAGGCCAAACCCAATGGCAGTGTCTTTCATCTCGAACGCGTTGACGGTCAGCGGGTTTTCAATGGTCAGCACGCCTGCCACAGGGTCGCCTGTTGAGATTCCGAAGGGCAAAATTATCTGTTTTCCAAAAGTCAAGAAAGGCGGGAATCGCTGGGGATCGCCAATAGTAAAGAACGCTGTGTCAAGATTGATTCGATCAACCCCTGCCTCGAAACCCTTGGTTGTTGGAAAGGAAATATTACTACCATCATCATATTTGATGACGAAACTTCCCGATGTCCATTTGTTTATCTGGATTTCAAAGTTGAGTTCAGCTGTATTCAAAAGGAGCACACCTTCACTCTGGTGTGAAAAATCCTTGGTCCGGCCACCCACCATCTCTAGAGTACCTCCCAGGGCCATGGATTCGTTGATATTTGACCCCAAGGTCGAAATGGCATCCCGAATAATTGAACGGATTGCTTCCTCCCGGATAGCTTTCTCGGTCTCCAATTCCTTGACGTGTTGCTCCATACCTTTAATTTCCCCAATGTCATCTGTGGCATGTTGCAAAATTTGCTCTTTATAGCTAACAGTTCCATCGGGCCCTACGGCGAGTTTGGAACTTGTCTTATCCCCACTGGCGGCGACGGGCCAGGACAGAAAGCACAATACGATTACGGCTGCAGCAACAGATATAGCCACTTCTGATACAGCCATTTGTCGAATATTCATAACTTGCTCCTTAGAAAGATAAAAACTGGTTTAGTTACATCCAAGGAGTTACACCTCACAAAAATGGACTTATGAAACCACTTCTACCAAAAATTGTATGATACCAACAAACCATTAACCCTGTCAACCTTAAAAGCATAATTTGCCTTTTTCAAACCAATTATGCCTTTGGCGGTAAAATAGCCTAAACAAGAACCAAAAAATACATCACTTGCCCAATGGCAATTGTCATTTATCCTTGACAAAGCACATAATGTTGCTATGCTATATGCCAAGGATGGAATAATTCCTTTATATTCTGAAGCAAAAACCGTAGCTATGGCAAAGGCAGAAGAAGAATGGCCCGAGGGAAAGGAGTCATTAGAGAAAGGAATATGTGGACCATCCCAAGTATTATATTTGTCTCCTGTGTTTGGCCTATGCCTTCCGGTGGTAAATTTTATAATT from bacterium encodes:
- a CDS encoding phosphatase PAP2 family protein; translation: MRIIIALLLLSYNSFGLNKEERIKIGAVLGITGGLYIYDQRIKDFSQEHRNLTSDKIASFAKPFGDGRYTLPPLALFYLYGHFYEDKRAEEVALLSMKSFVLSGAFTQIIKFTTGRHRPNTGDKYNTWDGPHIPFSNDSFPSGHSSSAFAIATVFASEYKGIIPSLAYSIATLCALSRINDNCHWASDVFFGSCLGYFTAKGIIGLKKANYAFKVDRVNGLLVSYNFW